One Pomacea canaliculata isolate SZHN2017 linkage group LG1, ASM307304v1, whole genome shotgun sequence genomic window, CTAGGAGATCTATGTGTATTTCTGAGCACCtcacaaatatttctaaatatctTTGTCGTTTGTTGTATCTAGTCGACAAACATTGCCATTCCATCGCCATTTTTGcttgacgacgacgatgacgatgacgatgacttAAAACGCGCAACATCACGACTGAGAAAGATGGCATTTATTTGCAGTTAGATAACGGACCAGTGACTAACATTTTGGGGCACTTATATGGGTCTGTTAGCTTTGTCCTCCAACttgtgagacacacacacaagcacgcacacagtATAagactctatatatataattatatttattccCTGCCGGTATCAACTGGGTGTGATACTATGCTCACCTGTCTGTCCTACCTATCATCCGATCACATGCTTCTGCAAGGGGTGGCTGTAGAGAATTGAGAGACACCGGCATTGCAGGTGTTAACAGAAAGGTATTGCAATCAGGTCTTTCTATGTTCCCCTGTTACTATCTAGACAGAGATCAGTTACTGTAACTCATGTTCCCATAACttgtctcctttgttttctcaGCCAGGTCCTTACCTCTAGTACCGCTGGTTGCCGGGGTCTGCGGCGGGGCGCTGGTGTTGTtggtcatcttcatcattttcctCCTCTTGCGACGGCGCAAGCTCAGAGGTGAGTTGTATAAACACGATGACAGCCAACATGTCAACCTGTAAACATTCCACCTGCAACACCGACACGACCAGCTCTCTAGTCAACCTCGGGTCTCGCTACGACAAACGGCCGCCACGCGCTCCGTGACTACTTTACCTTTGAAAGTGCGAGGCCAATGTCTTATCTCTATTTTGTACGACCTTTGTATAAACGAAGGAAGACTAACAACCCGACTTCTTTTCAACCCAACGAGTCAGTTCCGCATGAATGGAAAACATATTCTGCATCTATTTTCATCATGTAATGgctgttttgaaaacaaagaattcacCCATCATCTCGAAAAAGTTGTACCTTTTGAAGAAACAGCAGCTACATATGTGGAGAATCCCAGAATAAGACTGCACCTGAGTGTATACTGTGAACATCCGGCATTGGAGACATCCCTCGCCTCTTAAGGTAAGTATTCACGTCGCAAATACAGAGAATTGATAGATTAGGAAAACTTTTTTCACCTCGTGATGGCCATTGCAACCACACAAATTTTTCGAGACTTTCTTAGGACTGGAACATCATAATTGATTTATTCTGCCCAGCATTATCCATTAACCCCTAGGACATAGTATCCTGTACCTTTGATATTTTGAAACGTCAACaactaatattttttcactttctgtcaCTTCTAGGTTGAGCCCAGTCTAGAAAGCTCAAGAACGAGAACTAACAGAAAGTCTGAAATGCgagagcagcagcagaagcattGACAACTAAAAGTTGACAAAGACTGTGATTTCTGTTGATAACCCTGGATGTAAGAAGACATTGAAAAtaatggattttatttattgggAGTCGCCTACTGCCTAGCTTGTTATCTTGAAAGTCTTTTTAAAAGCATGTCTTATTATTACCTTTCTCTACATCAGAAAATAACgatgatttaatatttttcagaaatgaaagTCACACGCACTGAAGAGACTGCACAGTACGACGTAGGTGTTGTTGGACACTGGAGCATTATAAAATGTGGACCTCCACTTCCTGCTGGAATTAGATGAGAATGATTTTTAAGACCATGCTAATTAGTAAGCGACTatgcatacctgtgtgtgtgtgtgtgtcaaccATCCTTGTAGTGTCTAGTGATGTGTGATGCTGCAGAATGTGTACATGATTTGTTGCTAGTCATGGCCTCTTTCTTGGTAGCACGCCGTCCAGTTACCTGTACGTAAAATGAGATGAATTTCCGAATACAGCTTGTAAAACTCGTTTGCTGTCAAATTCACAGCCGTCACACGCGAGTTGATCGCCATCTCACAAGGTGACGGACGCTTGGACATCCAGAAAGAAAAACCCTCGTGAGCCACACGGCGTATCCCGGCACGCTTTGCGAGAATGCCGGTGACGTAGACGTCCTCCAGGTGCAGGTAGTCCGAGTTGCGGCTGGCGAGCAGGATGGCTCTGGCCGCCGTCACGCTCATCACGTAGCCGCCTCCGAAGACGTAGGTCGGGTAGACGTCGCTCGGGTAGTCCAGGTAGGTGACGAACCACTTGTCGGCGGGGTCCCGCACGACGGAAGAGTTGACGCACACGGCCCCCGCGATGCTGTAGTCGTCCCCCAGCGCGTGGCTGCGCAGCGCGTGCAGTAGGTACGGCACGTTGACGTAGGTGTCGTCGTCCGTCTTCATGACGTAGCGCGCGCGCGGGGCGTTCCGCGCGGACCACGAGAGGGCGCTCAGAACTTTGCGCGACAAGTTGAAGTAGGTGTCGGCCAGGTCAGTTTTGATGACATCGCTGTGCAGCTCCTGCTCTCTGGCGATGATGCTGTCCCAGCCGTCGTCTTGGCCGACGAAGAACCGGACCAGAACCTTGGCGCTGTCGAGGTTCAAGCCCCACGTCCGTCGAACAGCCAGGCGCAGCTGAGTGTTTTCTGGTTTCGAGCACACGACGACAACCAAGAAAGGGTCCCAGTCGATCTTGCTTGTCCTGGGTGGCCAAGACGACACGACAGACGACTGTGAAACCACACCAAGTTCAGCCACGTGAGCTGCTGAAAACCTTTGACCCGGCATTCTGGGAATGGATGCCGAACCATTGACCTCTGAAACCCATTCGTTTCTGCTTAAATGCTGGAGGTTAGAGCAGGGCCGGCCGCTGCACGGACGGTATTCTGGGAGGTCTGATGCTGGACCAGAGCTTACGACCAGAGTGGATGTTTTCAGACGCTGCTTTCTGGTAAACAAACCGTTATGCGAATGCTGCACTGCTGCAGCGCTGTTGAATTCGTACAGCAGCTTCAGTACCGAGCCGACCACAGCCAGAAGACTCAAGATGATGACCGGTCTGCGTGATCTGTTGAACCACTTCCAGCTTCCTCGCATTATCACAGGCCCGAAGTCATCCAGCTAAcagagggagggaaaaaaaacaactaatggGGGTGACTGCTCAAATACTTGGCTGACTACTGGCGATGCTCTGcttatgtattttctatttttatgtctggAGTTACAAGAACGTTCTCGTTCGCTCAAGAACGAATATTCGCCTCGCAAAAGACAGTGTCCGAACATCTGGTCTGACACTTATGAAGAGAAAAGACACTTGATTTCAAGATACAACAAAGTAAGTGTCCCGGATGGATGGTCGAACAGATCTTCCGTGGAGAAAGTCGATTATGTGTTAGAAAGTGTCCTGGCTTGTGAATCGAACTCTTCCCGGATAGGGGACGTAGATTCACAAACACTTACTCTTAGCACGTGCTGATCCAAAGTTCAGAGTTCACAGGCCGGCACATCAATGAGCATGTCCTTCAGTGGCACGATCTTGACTTGGCACAATGCCTCCTCACTCATACACTATTGTAACCTGATCTTCCTGATGCCAGTATTGATCATTTATTTACTGTCATCACCAATAAAGTCCAGGCTTGCCAGTTGCATCACAATGAAACAACTGAAAACGACTCACGAACAGCAATAACACTGGCGAGTCTATTGTCCATCATCTTTTGTACATGGCCGAAACGTtcttagagaaagagagaaagggtggAAAATTCAAGGCTGAGAATCATGTAGTAGAAATTTTGCCGCTCGATAGACTTTCAGTTGTACAACGAAGCCATGGTCTTGTGGAGCAGGATGTGGTATCGCTAACTGATGAAAGTCGATGATACTGTATTTCCTGTGTGCTCGCTCGACAAGTAGACAAGCCTCAAACTTTGACCTCCGTGGGTCTGGTAGGCGTTCTTCCTGTCGTTCTTATCATTACATCAACAGCATGGTGCGGTCAGcatcaacattattattctAAATCCGATATCctcaaaacaatatcaaaaccTGTTGTAttacagctttttttaaatggagcCGAACAAGCCAAGCTGCATCTTCTGAGAAATGTTGGACGCACACAATTAGAGGACCGCACACATGTTGGTGGAATGTCAAGTGAACGGCCAATTCATTATGCAGGCAGACCGGTGGGAGGGTAGTGGGGGAGAAAAAAACTtatcctccctcccccctccccaaacGCTGTTTTCCCAGGAGACACCCGACACACACCGTGCCCTTGATAGGCTGGCGCAGTGCATGCTGGGAGGCTTCCTGCCAGACCCACCCAACGAGCATCGATCCGGGTCTGCACGACGGGTGAACAGCAATCGCACGGCCTCCGCTGTGACCTTCACTAACTCCATGCCACCCAACCTACTCCCCTTCCGGCtccctccccctacacacatacacaccttttcttcttttctttccatcccctcccttcctccatccGGCGCCGCCCCTCCACAAGTCTCGATGGCGCGGCTCTGTGGCTTCTGATTTGATGCCAGGAGTTGTGTGCGCTGACCGGAGATCGATCTGTGGAAGTCGCTGCTGAAAATAGAGGTCACATCTCTTTCTGAATGCAGTTACACGGCTGTTTGAAGTTGCCCACGACAGGACGAATCCtcggaaacaaaaaaaatacatcgaGAGCTTTTATTTGGTCTGACAAAGGTAAATgctgttttgaaataaaagggACTATAGTCTGACCAAAACagtataaataatttgtttacattatttgtacGCAGGGTCAGGATGTGAGCGCGTATTTCTTTAAGTTTGTAAATTTTGAACTTTACTAGCTCCAAGTATTTCATTGCATCATCGCTCTGCTGTAATTTAGCGGTTTTGTTGGATCCCCTTTTCTTTCCGCTTCAGAAACAAATCATTATTTCCACAGCTCCATCCACCAAAGCAGATGAGGATAGGACGTTTATGCAGAAATCAGTCAAATCGACATGATCTTTTCTCAGGTTTTTCCTCCTAACGGCATTAAGGAGGATTAAACATTATACACAAAGTGCTTCAAGTACAGCATTGAGAACAGTTTTGCGGACGCTCTCGTGTCTAAGGAACCAAAGTTCATGGTTTTTATCGTCTGCAGAAATGTGTGCATTCCTAATATTTTACTCAATGTCTCACACAGTGCATTCATGCCTTTTTTCTCCATGTCATCACTAATGACTTGTTGCAGGGGGTGGGGGGTCAGGTCAGTTCTTTTAAATTGCATTTGAAAATGAATGCGACAGTCTATTCCAACCCCTCAGTACATGATAGGAACTGAGAAAGTGATCAATACATGCCCCTCCCCGCTCTCCAAAAATCGAAGCTGTGAAGCTCAAAGTCTGATGGTCCTCTATAAAAAGTATTTGTCAATGATCGCATGAAAACTATTTTCCCATCAACCCGTGCCATGGAGAGCTTGACTGGGAAAAATCTGCCCACCCAACCCCCTTCCTTCCGCCTGTgggcctgtcaccaatacagtgaaggttggctgtcctgggttcaactctcgtctcgagcatgctgggttttttttctttatctagCATGTTTACATGGCTGATACAACACGCGTGTGGAGGGGTGTGCACAGGGAGAAGAATGTTTCTCTTTACCAGTGTGCGTATAATAGTACATGTAACCATGgaggtgtataggtggactgatgtctgtatgtcggcctcttgcgaagtgatccgcggtcaGACTCGGCGAACCAGAGGCTGATCGTACTTCCGGAAAAGCAGCGCGAAAATGGAAGTTAATGAGgcgtttgatatcaacaatataattaccgtaagtgtattgcttgtttgcactaTTAACCAATCTTgtatctatttagaacacaaaagtatttgctgcACTAGTCGGAAATCTTTTGtaggaaataataaataatatgaatcgcATTTACacttctagatctagaatcatgaagtgttcgcttatatcaggggtctcaaacacgcggcccgcgggccgaatgcggcccgcgaaacatttttgtgcggccctcggccacgtcctcggtgtatatgtatgttgtgcttggtgattaactcccgcagtgaaaattacccccgttattagtgacagagacaacgtcaacttattttaataaactaaactgcctgtgcatgtaataaactacactaaatgtaattaataattataaaaactttattttagcatttaactgcagtgacagtagtgttcgtaaaatttaatgaaaaaacattttcttttcgtggtgcggcccgctgactggctgttactttccactgcggcccacatgctaatatgagtttgagacccctggcttatatgcttcacctcggtctctcgcttttatataaaatccgGTATttcggtacacggacgtttctgcgcggggcacttcatttcggcatttcacgcgggacctttagccgaagtcaagtgtgggacgccccttagctcacacatttctctcgccattgtatcaatgtatcagtgaactctctctcaccatccctcctcatgtgaaccgttagctcacacatttctctcgccattgtatcaaagttttttctcaaagctgttgctcataatctgtgacaatcaaagtgaactgtctgtgaagtctgtgtgtaaaatttgtttgaaataaagaattattgagTAATCTAGTAGTTTCTTTTGTAGTTTCTAATTgccgtaacctggcaattaataagttagtgagaactgaagttgtaagaaacatcaacgagaggtggcacgttgataaaagtataaaagttgggataaaaaaaaacaaactggtgcaaggtagaaaagcgaacctcggcaagACCTGGCGCCCACAGCTCAGTGActttcagtggattctgaatgttacgtaaatcataagacgaagggggatcgaaggtgtttgaaactgtacaaataaattaaacgagtttcagttgcaaactatatttagcaataaaacgcctttctcagccgactagttATGCTGTAAGGTCTGAtaaaagtgaggcgaaacggcttctaccTGAACatatactgtctttccttacatctttcttttctcataagaggggataataatatttaatactttcagttcattcctcctgataaCTGACCAAGTACACCTtggtttgagtgcaatgttcaaactttaacaaatggccaacaattcacgactgcaacatgaTGCCCCCAcggtcttttctcttcttatctaacccgaccattgtgCTGGGTggaggtcatcggtgcttgTGTCTTCCTGAGTCGACAAAAccgaaaaatgaaataaaaaaaaaattgtactcaaACTAGCACGACGCAGGCAGAATAAGAGCCAACACAAAGTACTCtgctcagaaagacattgcattgctaGGAATTagagcctgtgacagtaggttcacatagaagtcgtttcgcctcagcgctcagaccctgcggcaagtacaatggtcgggtgaGGAAGACGTCTTATGGCCAAGCTACTCGGCGGTGCctctgatctctaccccgcctttgtccaggtacagtagtaatttgagacgactggacacaaatagtcagcatcgcgtgtactcctaccttccctcgcacgggcgataccactgtctttcctccggacacaaaacttcggcctttaagtcTTAATGctcgtttatatatatatacgttacTCCATCTCATTTCAATTACAGTAGATAAGCATGTTTTAAATTCTGTCACAAACGTTACTTTAGTctttctcctcccccaccccacataCACACCGCCTCCTCTCGCTCAGGGGATTTCCTCATCAAGTGGCAtgcccagggccgccgagagccagcccgggccccgggacagacctctccgggccccttgtacttgtaatcgtaaattattttcccagtatataatgtactTTTACAATTccaatctcaatatctacactcaaactcaacttctgcatgtgtaatgcttgggtgttctgtccttagacctttctttaaaagaaaaagaaaaggagaagaagaaaaaaaatccactgaccaaggccgggcccc contains:
- the LOC112576829 gene encoding beta-1,3-galactosyltransferase 5-like, which encodes MRGSWKWFNRSRRPVIILSLLAVVGSVLKLLYEFNSAAAVQHSHNGLFTRKQRLKTSTLVVSSGPASDLPEYRPCSGRPCSNLQHLSRNEWVSEVNGSASIPRMPGQRFSAAHVAELGVVSQSSVVSSWPPRTSKIDWDPFLVVVVCSKPENTQLRLAVRRTWGLNLDSAKVLVRFFVGQDDGWDSIIAREQELHSDVIKTDLADTYFNLSRKVLSALSWSARNAPRARYVMKTDDDTYVNVPYLLHALRSHALGDDYSIAGAVCVNSSVVRDPADKWFVTYLDYPSDVYPTYVFGGGYVMSVTAARAILLASRNSDYLHLEDVYVTGILAKRAGIRRVAHEGFSFWMSKRPSPCEMAINSRVTAVNLTANEFYKLYSEIHLILRTGNWTACYQERGHD